A region from the Candidatus Binatia bacterium genome encodes:
- a CDS encoding phosphate-starvation-inducible PsiE family protein → GLGDVYKRQEFNHTVLYMVRRQESVVQARIVIWIALLALARKFIVLDISTTSPEHMFGLAAITVALGVTLWLSGRGQTAPSSNV, encoded by the coding sequence GTGGGCTCGGAGATGTGTATAAGAGACAGGAGTTCAACCACACAGTACTGTACATGGTGCGCCGCCAAGAAAGTGTTGTGCAAGCGCGCATCGTGATCTGGATTGCCCTGCTGGCCTTAGCTCGAAAATTCATCGTGCTCGACATCAGCACGACGAGCCCCGAGCACATGTTCGGCCTTGCCGCCATTACAGTAGCCCTCGGTGTTACCCTATGGTTATCCGGCAGGGGGCAGACCGCGCCTTCGTCGAATGTCTGA
- a CDS encoding cation:proton antiporter, protein MSEHLAGETLVLVAASAIGVWLCARLRLPVVLGYLLAGLVVGPHGMHFVGETSGVRFLAELGVVFLMFTIGLDFSLTTLWGARRAVFGAGTLQVGLTTLAVTLGSLLAGLELDQAILIGGAVSMSSTALALKQLGDQGELFTHYGRIVVGILLFQDLATLPFLVLVGLRATPTPVAGWEIVSAFALVSVAILFVAVFGRPLLHGLLGTVARMRSNELMLLTALLLALGTGFAARALGFSTPIGAFLVGMVLGETDFRHQIEDDVRPFRELFLGLFFVTVGMTIDTPSFLSAWPSVLGCTALFIVGKALLVVLVGTFARWSRGVAVRTALILAHGGEFGLLLLSEAFQGELLPAQVAQPLLGGLLLSMAVAPFLIGRNEQLARRLARVRPSSAEEDQEAWVQAEHERLEGHVLLLGCGRVGRLVAAVLEAAEVPYLAFESDPARFQEAKRQGHRVILADAGRLRLLDAAGVARCKLIVMTFSYPRLVERILHHARERNPAVPAIVSANEETELPMLAQAGVTAVFPENLAVGLALGNQALLLLGRSHEEAARVVTELRALLNPELAGHIGV, encoded by the coding sequence ATGTCTGAACACCTAGCGGGTGAAACGTTAGTGCTGGTGGCGGCAAGCGCCATCGGCGTGTGGTTGTGCGCGCGCCTGCGCTTGCCGGTGGTGTTGGGCTACCTCCTCGCCGGGTTGGTGGTCGGACCGCACGGGATGCATTTCGTTGGCGAAACGTCCGGCGTGCGTTTTCTCGCCGAGTTGGGCGTGGTTTTTCTCATGTTCACCATTGGCCTGGATTTTTCCCTGACCACTCTGTGGGGGGCTCGACGGGCGGTGTTTGGTGCTGGCACGCTGCAGGTGGGTTTAACGACTCTCGCCGTTACACTCGGTAGTTTGCTCGCGGGCTTGGAGCTGGACCAAGCGATTTTGATTGGCGGCGCCGTCAGCATGTCCTCTACCGCTCTGGCCCTGAAGCAGCTCGGCGACCAAGGGGAACTGTTCACCCACTACGGTCGCATCGTGGTGGGCATCTTACTTTTTCAAGATTTGGCAACGTTGCCCTTCCTCGTGCTCGTTGGCCTGCGGGCCACCCCGACTCCCGTGGCTGGGTGGGAGATCGTGTCGGCCTTTGCCTTGGTCAGCGTCGCCATTCTGTTCGTGGCCGTTTTCGGCCGCCCGCTGTTGCATGGACTGCTGGGTACCGTGGCGCGGATGCGCTCGAACGAACTCATGTTGCTCACCGCGCTGCTGCTCGCGCTGGGCACCGGTTTTGCGGCGCGTGCTCTCGGGTTTTCCACGCCCATTGGCGCTTTTCTTGTCGGAATGGTTTTGGGCGAGACCGACTTCCGCCATCAGATCGAAGATGACGTCCGCCCGTTTCGGGAACTCTTTTTGGGCTTGTTTTTCGTTACCGTAGGCATGACGATCGACACGCCATCGTTTCTTTCTGCTTGGCCGAGCGTCCTCGGGTGCACGGCGCTGTTTATTGTGGGCAAGGCATTGTTAGTTGTCCTGGTTGGAACGTTCGCCCGCTGGTCGCGTGGAGTCGCCGTGCGCACCGCGTTGATCCTTGCTCACGGCGGAGAGTTTGGTCTCTTACTCTTGTCCGAGGCATTCCAAGGCGAGTTGCTGCCAGCGCAGGTCGCGCAGCCGTTGCTCGGCGGCCTGCTCCTCAGTATGGCCGTGGCCCCGTTTCTAATCGGGCGCAACGAGCAGCTCGCCCGCCGCCTCGCAAGAGTGCGGCCGTCGAGTGCCGAGGAGGACCAAGAAGCCTGGGTACAAGCGGAGCACGAGCGGCTCGAAGGGCATGTCCTGCTCTTGGGCTGCGGCCGCGTGGGTCGGCTGGTGGCGGCGGTGCTCGAAGCAGCCGAGGTGCCGTACTTAGCTTTCGAGTCAGACCCTGCGCGGTTTCAAGAAGCCAAGCGCCAAGGCCACCGTGTAATCCTCGCCGATGCCGGGCGTTTGCGGCTTTTGGACGCCGCGGGCGTGGCACGCTGCAAGCTCATCGTGATGACTTTCAGTTACCCGCGATTGGTCGAGCGCATCCTGCACCATGCCCGCGAGCGCAACCCGGCGGTGCCGGCGATTGTCAGCGCCAACGAAGAAACTGAGCTTCCGATGCTGGCGCAAGCTGGGGTAACCGCTGTGTTCCCAGAAAACCTGGCGGTTGGCCTGGCCTTGGGAAATCAGGCACTTTTGCTATTGGGCCGCTCGCACGAGGAGGCCGCGCGAGTGGTCACGGAGCTGCGCGCCTTGCTCAATCCGGAGTTAGCTGGCCACATCGGGGTGTAA
- the adk gene encoding adenylate kinase: protein MTSERDRRIVLIAPPGAGKSTQATRLAEQLGIPWISTGELLRAAVRDGTPLGQAARGYMDRGEMVPDDVVIALVRERLASPDCQNGFILDGFPRTTAQAEALRAAGVTLDYVIELDLDDAEAILRLSGRRVHPASGRTYHVVFHPPKVAGKDDVTGEDLVQRADDSEEAVRTRLQVYRQQTEPVVRWYRQWAALNDPQAPRYYRVSAAGTPDEVAARLAAVLQPGGEQARAAASPA from the coding sequence ATGACATCAGAACGCGACCGTAGAATCGTGTTGATTGCGCCCCCGGGGGCAGGCAAAAGCACGCAAGCCACACGCTTGGCAGAGCAGCTCGGAATTCCTTGGATTTCTACCGGGGAGCTGCTGCGTGCGGCCGTGCGCGACGGCACGCCTCTAGGACAAGCGGCCAGAGGGTATATGGACCGTGGGGAGATGGTGCCGGACGATGTGGTGATCGCACTCGTGCGCGAGCGACTGGCGAGCCCCGACTGTCAAAACGGCTTCATCTTGGATGGCTTTCCGCGCACGACCGCACAGGCCGAAGCTTTGCGCGCCGCTGGGGTGACCCTCGATTACGTGATTGAACTAGACCTCGACGACGCTGAAGCCATCCTGCGCCTCAGCGGACGCCGAGTGCACCCTGCCTCAGGTCGTACGTACCATGTCGTGTTCCATCCCCCCAAGGTGGCAGGCAAGGACGATGTCACGGGAGAGGATCTGGTCCAGCGGGCCGACGACAGCGAGGAGGCCGTGCGCACCCGACTTCAAGTGTACCGGCAGCAAACGGAACCCGTGGTGCGATGGTACCGCCAGTGGGCCGCACTGAACGACCCACAAGCGCCCCGGTATTACCGAGTATCGGCTGCTGGTACGCCCGATGAGGTCGCGGCGCGCTTAGCTGCGGTGCTTCAGCCGGGCGGAGAGCAGGCTCGCGCTGCAGCCTCGCCGGCCTAA
- a CDS encoding AarF/UbiB family protein, which produces MKAPERSIENGHPGTAEPSLAHALLAARRFLQITWAFAAAVPRFLWLRWQLRGQSDASARALGRTLVHLCSRLGATFIKIGQIVSSRSDLLPASFARELAALQDRVPPFPWATVRTIVETELGRPLAELFAEFSDEPVAAASVAQVHRAVWRDSGEIVAVKVRRPDVLEKIQLDRAVLLFCSRWLERLFPSLRLVSLHMQMAQFCDAVERQVHFENEARNNERFRANFAGDPDISFPRLLREACTDAVLVMEFIDGLQEADLDHAALDRNRIVAAGVRCVGKMVFEHGFVHADLHPGNLRFLPPGRIVLLDLGLVGELTPADRQITAETLLALVQGDGRRVARLFYDNAPFRNVPDYAAYEHEMEQLVGELRGRSLASAEFSRDIAKIFDVLRRHRVQARGHMTMVNLALMTAEGLGKRLDPSLVLAEAALPYLLAGVGGTEARTPDSPLPLHTPFASSESGTQLRG; this is translated from the coding sequence GTGAAGGCGCCCGAACGATCCATCGAGAACGGTCACCCGGGCACAGCGGAACCTTCGCTGGCCCATGCCTTACTCGCTGCCCGCCGATTTTTACAAATCACTTGGGCGTTTGCGGCCGCCGTTCCCCGCTTTCTTTGGCTGCGGTGGCAACTGCGCGGGCAAAGCGACGCGAGCGCCCGCGCCCTGGGGCGCACCTTGGTCCACTTGTGCAGCCGCTTGGGGGCCACGTTCATCAAGATCGGGCAAATTGTGTCGAGCCGCAGCGACTTGCTGCCGGCAAGCTTCGCGCGCGAACTTGCGGCTCTGCAAGACCGCGTGCCGCCGTTTCCATGGGCAACGGTGCGGACCATCGTGGAAACCGAGTTGGGCCGCCCCCTGGCCGAGTTGTTTGCCGAATTTTCCGACGAGCCGGTGGCTGCCGCTTCGGTCGCGCAAGTGCACCGGGCGGTGTGGCGCGACAGCGGAGAAATCGTGGCGGTCAAGGTGCGGCGGCCGGACGTGTTGGAAAAGATCCAGCTCGACCGCGCGGTGCTCCTGTTTTGCAGTCGGTGGCTGGAACGTTTGTTTCCCTCCCTGCGGCTGGTTTCGCTGCACATGCAAATGGCGCAATTTTGTGATGCCGTCGAACGGCAGGTGCACTTCGAGAACGAAGCGCGCAACAACGAACGCTTTCGCGCCAACTTTGCTGGCGATCCTGACATCTCCTTTCCGCGCCTGCTGCGCGAAGCATGCACCGATGCGGTGCTGGTGATGGAGTTCATCGACGGCTTGCAGGAGGCCGACTTGGACCACGCCGCTCTCGATCGCAACCGCATTGTCGCTGCCGGCGTGCGTTGCGTCGGCAAGATGGTGTTCGAGCACGGCTTCGTGCACGCGGATTTGCACCCGGGCAACCTGCGCTTCCTTCCGCCGGGGAGGATCGTGCTGCTCGATCTCGGTTTGGTCGGAGAACTCACACCGGCAGATCGGCAGATCACCGCCGAAACTTTGCTAGCTTTGGTGCAGGGCGATGGCCGGCGCGTGGCGCGCTTGTTTTACGACAATGCGCCGTTTCGCAACGTGCCGGACTACGCCGCATACGAACACGAGATGGAGCAGTTGGTCGGCGAGCTTCGTGGCCGCAGCTTAGCGTCGGCGGAGTTTTCCCGCGACATCGCCAAGATTTTCGACGTTCTTCGGCGCCATCGCGTCCAAGCGCGCGGGCACATGACCATGGTGAATTTGGCGCTCATGACCGCGGAGGGTTTGGGCAAGCGCCTCGACCCCTCATTGGTGCTGGCCGAGGCAGCCCTCCCCTACCTGCTTGCCGGAGTTGGCGGCACCGAAGCGCGAACGCCCGACTCACCCCTGCCCTTGCATACTCCCTTCGCTAGCAGCGAGAGCGGCACGCAGCTTCGCGGCTAG
- a CDS encoding HIT domain-containing protein has product MQSCIFCKIVRGEAPAHRVYEDECVIVFLDIFPVSAGHTLVVTKAHYADLFEADAAALVAVAAVAKKVAHALRAVVRPAGLMVFQLNGAAAGQTVFHYHMHLMPRAEGEPLRLHARQAGDPQELAELAAKLRAALAASEGSMQGQG; this is encoded by the coding sequence ATGCAATCGTGCATCTTTTGCAAGATTGTTCGCGGGGAGGCCCCCGCGCATCGCGTGTACGAGGACGAGTGCGTCATTGTGTTTCTCGACATTTTTCCCGTCAGCGCCGGACATACCCTGGTGGTTACCAAGGCGCACTACGCCGACTTGTTCGAAGCCGATGCTGCGGCTCTCGTGGCGGTCGCGGCAGTGGCCAAAAAAGTCGCGCACGCCTTGCGCGCGGTGGTGCGCCCTGCTGGGCTCATGGTGTTCCAACTCAACGGGGCTGCCGCCGGCCAAACGGTATTCCACTACCACATGCACTTGATGCCCCGTGCGGAGGGCGAGCCCCTGCGCCTGCATGCGCGGCAAGCGGGCGACCCGCAAGAGCTTGCCGAGCTAGCCGCGAAGCTGCGTGCCGCTCTCGCTGCTAGCGAAGGGAGTATGCAAGGGCAGGGGTGA
- a CDS encoding CSLREA domain-containing protein encodes MRASKCRLRVSDERVLRVSLGTAAFFCGLICFLGCLPAGAATISVTTTADERNTNGECSLREAVINANNDNQSGSSDCGAGSGADTIVLQAGQTYTLSRDPNNGDENAADEDDLDVTTGSTVTIQGNNTLVARDFQLDCDPDGGSVAGEFRIFHVQNNAVLKLSGVAISFGCADGSGGSDPTGGGVLVAPGATLLLRNSRIEENFAMAEGGGIAAGPSSGTVRMTDSLVIGNLSQGLGGGIANGQGVILTIERSTVANNYALVVPPTNIGGGIWNNGTASIVDSTIANNAAWFGGGIYNIGQLMLLNCTLSANFSFMGMGGAILNDPSGTVTASFVTVANNAAGGGIQNNNGASGSFAVRNSIVGDNISSNCSGAVTASGVNLATDASCSSFTQVTSTQLNLGPLANYGGPTDTHALFAGSVAIDGVPLGQCMDMSNAPVAADQRGIGRPQGLRCDVGAYETLWGSAAPVPVAPLWGLAALSAGLAAFGVRRLWRPWPGK; translated from the coding sequence ATGCGGGCTAGCAAGTGTCGCCTACGGGTTAGCGACGAGCGCGTGCTGCGAGTGAGCCTAGGCACAGCGGCGTTTTTTTGTGGGCTGATTTGCTTCCTCGGGTGCCTGCCGGCAGGAGCCGCCACCATTTCGGTTACGACGACGGCCGACGAGCGCAACACGAACGGCGAATGCTCGTTACGCGAGGCGGTGATCAATGCCAACAACGACAATCAAAGCGGGTCGAGCGATTGCGGTGCGGGTTCAGGAGCTGACACCATCGTGTTGCAGGCCGGGCAAACGTATACGTTATCGCGGGACCCAAACAACGGAGACGAGAATGCTGCGGATGAGGACGACCTCGACGTCACCACAGGAAGCACAGTCACCATCCAAGGGAACAATACACTGGTCGCGCGCGATTTTCAGCTCGACTGTGACCCCGACGGCGGAAGTGTTGCGGGTGAGTTTCGCATCTTCCACGTCCAGAACAACGCAGTGTTGAAGCTGAGTGGCGTCGCGATCTCTTTCGGGTGCGCCGATGGGTCCGGCGGTTCCGACCCCACCGGCGGCGGTGTGTTGGTGGCTCCTGGGGCCACTTTGCTGCTCCGCAACAGCAGGATCGAGGAGAATTTCGCGATGGCCGAAGGCGGAGGAATTGCGGCCGGGCCGTCCAGCGGCACGGTGCGCATGACCGATAGCCTGGTGATCGGCAATCTCTCCCAGGGGCTCGGCGGAGGAATCGCCAATGGCCAGGGAGTCATCCTGACGATCGAGCGTAGCACTGTGGCTAACAACTATGCCCTTGTTGTACCTCCAACCAACATAGGCGGCGGCATTTGGAACAACGGCACTGCAAGCATTGTCGACAGCACGATCGCAAACAACGCGGCCTGGTTTGGCGGCGGCATTTACAACATTGGGCAGTTGATGTTGTTGAATTGTACTCTTTCGGCCAACTTCTCCTTTATGGGTATGGGAGGCGCCATCTTGAACGACCCCAGCGGCACGGTGACTGCGAGCTTCGTTACGGTGGCGAACAACGCGGCTGGTGGGGGGATCCAGAACAACAACGGGGCGTCGGGCAGCTTTGCCGTGCGGAATTCGATCGTGGGAGACAACATCTCGAGCAATTGCAGTGGAGCTGTAACGGCCAGTGGAGTGAACCTCGCCACCGATGCGAGCTGCAGTTCGTTCACTCAAGTCACCTCGACGCAGCTCAATCTTGGACCCCTCGCCAACTATGGCGGTCCGACCGACACGCATGCGCTCTTTGCTGGCAGTGTGGCGATCGATGGCGTGCCGCTCGGGCAGTGCATGGACATGAGCAACGCCCCGGTCGCGGCCGATCAGCGTGGGATCGGCCGCCCCCAAGGGCTGCGCTGCGACGTGGGTGCGTACGAAACGCTCTGGGGGAGTGCGGCTCCGGTGCCGGTCGCTCCGCTGTGGGGCTTGGCGGCGCTGTCGGCAGGCCTCGCTGCGTTCGGCGTCCGGCGGCTCTGGAGACCCTGGCCAGGCAAGTAA